The DNA window ACCATCACTCCGGCACAGAAAGTGTGGCTGCAGGATACCTGGTTTGTCTCGCCAGACTGGACGCTGGTCGGCGGCCTGGCTTACCAAAACGTGAAGCGTGACGGTACCAACTACGGCAGCCTGACCGAAGCACCAGAGAAGCGCAAATCCAGCTACAGTGAATGGCTGCCTAACTTCAGCATAAGTTACAAGATCGACCAGCAAAATCAGGCGTTCTATAACCTGACGCGCAACATGCGTACGCCGCAAAACTACGTACTCTACAATAAAGGCGATTCCATTAGCCTTGCGCCGGAAATGAGCTGGAACCACGAGCTGGGCTATCGTTTTCAGAATGAAGACATGCTGCTGAGCGCCTCGCTGTTCTATATGCGCTATAGCAATCGCCAGATTTCCAGTTCACTACCGGACGGCTCATACGAGATGATCAACGCCGGCAACGTGGAAAGTAAGGGGCTGCAGTTGGAGTGGGGCGGCAATCTGCCACACAACTTTAACTACTACACGTCCTACACCTATACCGATTCTGAGCAAAAGCAGGACGTGGAATATAAAGGCGTAGCGATGCCGACCAGCGGCAAGCAACTGCCCAACGTGCCGAAGAGCCTGCTCAATCTGTCCCTGGGTTACGATGATAGCCTCTACTACGGCAGCATCAGCAGTAAGTACGTCAGCTCCTTCTACGGCGATATGGCCAACAACGAGAAGATCAGCGGGCGCACGGTAGTCGATCTGGCGGCGGGCGTGCACCTACCGGTAGATAAGAAGATCATCAAGAGCGCAACGCTACGCTTTGGCATTAACAACCTGTTCGACAAAGAGTATCTGAGCTCGGCACGCACCATCCCGATTAACGCGCAAAGCTACGGCGGCGTTTCCGCGGGAACCGCCTATTACAACGTAGGCGAAGAACGGACCTATAGCGTATCGCTGGAAGCCTCGTTCTAATATCTCCCCCTTCTGACCGCCTCCCGCATAGCTTGAGGCGGTCAGCCTTTCAGCCCACTTAGCTACCAGCCCGCAAAACCAGCATACTGGCCTACACTCCCGGAAAGACAGCTGCGAATCATCCTCTGTGAGACTTCAGGCTGCTGATGCGTCGGCCGCGATCGTTTATTCTGCCCTGCGCTTCCGGCTATCTGGCTGCCCCTCTAGAAAACGCAACAGGTATCGCGTGTTATCTTCTGATATCAACAGGGGAACTAACCATGGCGCAAATAAAGGAGGGAACAAACTGACAATGCCACGCGGCACATTGACAGGCGCATGCGATAAAACCGAGAGGGACACATTGAGGGGATTAAACGCGGCGGGATAGCCCTGCCAAGATACCTTCCGACGGGGATAACACCGCAGCGGAAGGCACCAGGAAAACGATTCGTTTACTTCAGCCCTTCACTGGTGCCTCCCGGCACGGGCGTCGGATAGTCATAGTCGATACGCAGCGGCTGCGCATAAGGGCTGTTCCACAATTGTTCGTAGAGTTTATCCACTCGGGCAGTCATAGCGCCATTGTTCAGGATCATCTCCATATTGCGCGAGTTATCCAAATAGCCACCGCTCCAGTTGCTGGTGCCGATCCACGTTTTCTGTTTATCAATGGTCATGACCTTACTATGGAGCACGCGGGCAAAGGGAATAAATCCACTACTGGCCTGCGGGATCGTGACGATTTTGATATGCACGTTAGGCAATACCGCCAGGCTCTTCAGATAGCTGATGTTAGGCTGTTTGGTGCTCCAGTCCGCAACCATCAGTTCAATCTGCACGCCGCGCGCCGCCGCGCTGCGTAGTGCGGTATCGATCACTGCGTAATAAGGCCGTGTGTGCTCCGCGCCATATGACAGCGGCACGTAATCCATCACCTGAACCCGTACCCGCTGCTTCGCCTCAGCCAACAGGCGGGGCAATTCGGCCTGCGAATCCAGAATGCCGGCAGGGTTAAACTCCCGAGGGCTGGCAACCAGATAATTGTCGGGACGCGTCGGTTCAGTGGGAGCAGCCAACGGCCGCGGAACAGGTTGCTGTTGTGCCAGTGCCTGCTGCGCCTGCCAGTCCTGTTCAAAAATAGCCTGGATTTGTGCGACAACGGCCGGATCGCTGATCAGCAGGCCGGTTTCATGGATGTGCTCCAGCGAACGCCAGTCCAGATTCTGGCTCCCCATATAAGCCTGTTTGCCGTCGACCAGAATATACTTGGCGTGCAGAATACCGCCACTCAGTTTATGGTACGGAATGATGCGCAGCTCAAAACCGGGAATCATCTTCAACTGCTCAAGGGTTTCCGGCGTGGAAATACGCACACCTTTTTCTTCCAGCAACAAGCGGATTTTAACCCCTCGCTCGCCAGCCTTGCGCAGGTGCTGCAGCACGCTATCAAGTTTCGATCCAGGCCGATCGGCAACATAAAACTCGCCCAGCGAGATCGAATGCTGTGCTCCGTCGAACAGCTGTTTCCACACCTCGTCCGGCTGACGCAAATCGTCAGCGTTAAGCGTCGTTTCCGTCGGTGCGGTGTAAACCAATTCATAGCCAGGAATAGTAAATCCCGCCCAAACCGTGTGACTAAAAATCAGCAAACCTCCAGTAATCAGCGTGTTCCACTTACGCCTGCGCCCTGTTGGCCGACCATTACGTTGCTCAAACATAGTCGGTTACCACCGCCTTGACTTCGACTTCCGAAGGCGCCGACGAGTTACGCGCACCAACGTTAGGCATACCGGCACGGATCAATAAGACCTTCAACATCTCGTTAATATTTTCCATGCGGTTCTGCAGAAAATTATTGCCCAGCAGGCACACCAAAGCGATAGCGATACCCAATGCGGTGGCGTACAGAGCGGTACCCATGCCAGAGGAAACCTGCGCCGGATCGGAAATGCCGGCAGCGGACAATGCCTTAAAGGTTTCTATAATCCCCATAATGGTGCCCAATAGCCCCAACA is part of the Gibbsiella quercinecans genome and encodes:
- a CDS encoding phospholipase D-like domain-containing protein, yielding MFEQRNGRPTGRRRKWNTLITGGLLIFSHTVWAGFTIPGYELVYTAPTETTLNADDLRQPDEVWKQLFDGAQHSISLGEFYVADRPGSKLDSVLQHLRKAGERGVKIRLLLEEKGVRISTPETLEQLKMIPGFELRIIPYHKLSGGILHAKYILVDGKQAYMGSQNLDWRSLEHIHETGLLISDPAVVAQIQAIFEQDWQAQQALAQQQPVPRPLAAPTEPTRPDNYLVASPREFNPAGILDSQAELPRLLAEAKQRVRVQVMDYVPLSYGAEHTRPYYAVIDTALRSAAARGVQIELMVADWSTKQPNISYLKSLAVLPNVHIKIVTIPQASSGFIPFARVLHSKVMTIDKQKTWIGTSNWSGGYLDNSRNMEMILNNGAMTARVDKLYEQLWNSPYAQPLRIDYDYPTPVPGGTSEGLK